From a single Brassica napus cultivar Da-Ae chromosome C9, Da-Ae, whole genome shotgun sequence genomic region:
- the LOC106426004 gene encoding inverted formin-2-like yields the protein MAPRPRPAAPAPTYADLFGDGSSSSGPSSSSGTVPDSHTSRRVPSTPPPLPSQMPPPRAPPVAPDQPAPPAAVHPDLRVPAHAPFARYTVEDLLAQPGREGLHVLDPDRPPGTYWFGANNRVSRSVSETMKGYYDGPYPNWTMTPDHVKTTWFKCFAVIIFTYY from the exons atggctcctagaccgAGACCAGCAGCTCCTGCACCTACGTATGCGGATTTGTTTGGCGATGGATCTTCCTCtagcggtccatcgtcttcttccgggacagttccagactctcacaCATCTCGGAGAGTTCCTTCGacccctcctcctcttccatctCAGATGCCTCCCCCACGAGCTCCACCTGTCGCCCCGGATCAGCCTGCCCCACCGGCTGCAGTTCATCCCGATTTGCGGGTGCCAGCTCATGCACCATTCGCAAGATACACCgtcgaggatttgcttgcccagcccggACGAGAGGGTTTACACGTTctggaccccgatagacccccgggtacttattg gtttggggctaacaaccgtgttagccggagcgtttcagaGACGATGAAGGGATATTATGACGGCCCTTATCCCAACTGGACCATGACTCCCGATCACGTCAAGacgacgtggtttaaatgttttgcggtaattatatttacatattattaa